In Ptiloglossa arizonensis isolate GNS036 chromosome 6, iyPtiAriz1_principal, whole genome shotgun sequence, a single window of DNA contains:
- the LOC143148240 gene encoding uncharacterized protein LOC143148240 isoform X2 — MLCIESRKTFVFRGSLKVTCKMFSFHKPKVYRSSTGCCICKAKSSSSRFTDSKKYEDDFMECFQLEERRTGEICNACVLLVKRWKKLPAGSNRNWRHVVDARAGPGIKSLTKFKSKNKKKMKDIPEKFEKIMKKKHIYLKTDRDREQSPAMSDDLTDYLNGDGSKGSSRAGSPVGSDDIPVTEKPLDMQNVAESKNDLTVNGFIDLSYFKREIICCGTIFKGPYGEVIVDPSLIKPCIGCIARQQRQQQTNTLSCSPAHSSASASPVHSSASASPAHSVESGTETAVSKQTSKTFSDSSSDSGYDESSNQGVGESKITKIIQNASATVKPAVKIQPLKSVQLKAIPVSEAVRLKTDIPIKLVPIKQIDQLSCKPLSLVSSANVTLSSSTSHSIVTVPNNPLVDFAMHAASSRQSVSN; from the exons ATGTTGTGCATTGAGTCGAGAAAGACGTTCGTATTCAG GGGCAGTCTAAAAGTAACGTGCAAAATGTTTAGTTTTCACAAGCCAAAGGTGTATCGGTCTAGTACTGGATGCTGCATTTGTAAAGCCAAGTCTAGCAG TTCAAGATTCACAGACAGTAAAAAGTATGAAGATGATTTTATGGAATGTTTCCAACTTGAAGaaagacgaactggagaaatatgTAATGCATGTGTACTTTTGGTAAAAAGGTGGAAAAAATTACCTGCAGGAAGCAATCGCAATTGGAGACAT GTTGTTGATGCACGTGCAGGTCCTGGTATCAAGTCACTAACAAAGTTTAaatcaaaaaataaaaagaaaatgaaagatatACCAGAAAAATTTGAGAAGATTATGAAAAAGAAACACATCTATTTGAAAACTGATAGAGACCGAGAACAAAGTCCAGCAATGAGTGATGATTTAACAG ATTATTTAAATGGAGATGGCAGTAAAGGTTCAAGTCGAGCTGGTAGTCCTGTAGGTAGCGATGATATTCCAGTTACTGAAAAACCATTAGATATGCAGAATGTTGCAGAATCAAAGAATGATTTAACTGTTAATGGTTTTATTGATCTATCCTATTTTAAGAG GGAGATCATTTGTTGTGGAACAATATTCAAAGGTCCATATGGAGAAGTTATAGTGGATCCTTCATTGATAAAGCCTTGTATTGGTTGCATAGCTAGACAGCAACGACAACAACAAACAAATACATTAAGTTGTAGTCCAGCACATAGTTCTGCATCAGCCAGTCCTGTCCACAGTTCTGCATCTGCTAGTCCTGCCCATAGTGTAGAGTCTGGTACAGAGACTGCAGTCTCTAAGCAGACAAGTAAAACGTTTAGTGACTCATCATCAGATTCCGGCTATGATGAATCTTCCAACCAAGGAGTTGGTGAGAGTAAAATAaccaaaattattcaaaatgcgAGTGCTACTGTAAAACCAGCAGTCAAAATACAACCATTAAAAAGTGTTCAGCTAAAAGCTATACCAGTATCGGAAGCTGTCAGGTTAAAAACAGACATACCAATCAAATTGGTACCTATAAAACAAATTGATCAACTATCTTGTAAGCCATTGTCTTTAGTTTCTTCTGCCAATGTTACTTTAAGCAGTAGTACTTCACACTCCATTGTTACCGTCCCAAATAATCCACTCGTCGATTTTGCCATGCACGCAGCCTCCTCTAGGCAATCAGTCTCTAATTAA
- the LOC143148240 gene encoding uncharacterized protein LOC143148240 isoform X1: protein MLCIESRKTFVFRGSLKVTCKMFSFHKPKVYRSSTGCCICKAKSSSSRFTDSKKYEDDFMECFQLEERRTGEICNACVLLVKRWKKLPAGSNRNWRHVVDARAGPGIKSLTKFKSKNKKKMKDIPEKFEKIMKKKHIYLKTDRDREQSPAMSDDLTEDYLNGDGSKGSSRAGSPVGSDDIPVTEKPLDMQNVAESKNDLTVNGFIDLSYFKREIICCGTIFKGPYGEVIVDPSLIKPCIGCIARQQRQQQTNTLSCSPAHSSASASPVHSSASASPAHSVESGTETAVSKQTSKTFSDSSSDSGYDESSNQGVGESKITKIIQNASATVKPAVKIQPLKSVQLKAIPVSEAVRLKTDIPIKLVPIKQIDQLSCKPLSLVSSANVTLSSSTSHSIVTVPNNPLVDFAMHAASSRQSVSN from the exons ATGTTGTGCATTGAGTCGAGAAAGACGTTCGTATTCAG GGGCAGTCTAAAAGTAACGTGCAAAATGTTTAGTTTTCACAAGCCAAAGGTGTATCGGTCTAGTACTGGATGCTGCATTTGTAAAGCCAAGTCTAGCAG TTCAAGATTCACAGACAGTAAAAAGTATGAAGATGATTTTATGGAATGTTTCCAACTTGAAGaaagacgaactggagaaatatgTAATGCATGTGTACTTTTGGTAAAAAGGTGGAAAAAATTACCTGCAGGAAGCAATCGCAATTGGAGACAT GTTGTTGATGCACGTGCAGGTCCTGGTATCAAGTCACTAACAAAGTTTAaatcaaaaaataaaaagaaaatgaaagatatACCAGAAAAATTTGAGAAGATTATGAAAAAGAAACACATCTATTTGAAAACTGATAGAGACCGAGAACAAAGTCCAGCAATGAGTGATGATTTAACAG aagATTATTTAAATGGAGATGGCAGTAAAGGTTCAAGTCGAGCTGGTAGTCCTGTAGGTAGCGATGATATTCCAGTTACTGAAAAACCATTAGATATGCAGAATGTTGCAGAATCAAAGAATGATTTAACTGTTAATGGTTTTATTGATCTATCCTATTTTAAGAG GGAGATCATTTGTTGTGGAACAATATTCAAAGGTCCATATGGAGAAGTTATAGTGGATCCTTCATTGATAAAGCCTTGTATTGGTTGCATAGCTAGACAGCAACGACAACAACAAACAAATACATTAAGTTGTAGTCCAGCACATAGTTCTGCATCAGCCAGTCCTGTCCACAGTTCTGCATCTGCTAGTCCTGCCCATAGTGTAGAGTCTGGTACAGAGACTGCAGTCTCTAAGCAGACAAGTAAAACGTTTAGTGACTCATCATCAGATTCCGGCTATGATGAATCTTCCAACCAAGGAGTTGGTGAGAGTAAAATAaccaaaattattcaaaatgcgAGTGCTACTGTAAAACCAGCAGTCAAAATACAACCATTAAAAAGTGTTCAGCTAAAAGCTATACCAGTATCGGAAGCTGTCAGGTTAAAAACAGACATACCAATCAAATTGGTACCTATAAAACAAATTGATCAACTATCTTGTAAGCCATTGTCTTTAGTTTCTTCTGCCAATGTTACTTTAAGCAGTAGTACTTCACACTCCATTGTTACCGTCCCAAATAATCCACTCGTCGATTTTGCCATGCACGCAGCCTCCTCTAGGCAATCAGTCTCTAATTAA
- the LOC143148240 gene encoding uncharacterized protein LOC143148240 isoform X3 — MFSFHKPKVYRSSTGCCICKAKSSSSRFTDSKKYEDDFMECFQLEERRTGEICNACVLLVKRWKKLPAGSNRNWRHVVDARAGPGIKSLTKFKSKNKKKMKDIPEKFEKIMKKKHIYLKTDRDREQSPAMSDDLTEDYLNGDGSKGSSRAGSPVGSDDIPVTEKPLDMQNVAESKNDLTVNGFIDLSYFKREIICCGTIFKGPYGEVIVDPSLIKPCIGCIARQQRQQQTNTLSCSPAHSSASASPVHSSASASPAHSVESGTETAVSKQTSKTFSDSSSDSGYDESSNQGVGESKITKIIQNASATVKPAVKIQPLKSVQLKAIPVSEAVRLKTDIPIKLVPIKQIDQLSCKPLSLVSSANVTLSSSTSHSIVTVPNNPLVDFAMHAASSRQSVSN; from the exons ATGTTTAGTTTTCACAAGCCAAAGGTGTATCGGTCTAGTACTGGATGCTGCATTTGTAAAGCCAAGTCTAGCAG TTCAAGATTCACAGACAGTAAAAAGTATGAAGATGATTTTATGGAATGTTTCCAACTTGAAGaaagacgaactggagaaatatgTAATGCATGTGTACTTTTGGTAAAAAGGTGGAAAAAATTACCTGCAGGAAGCAATCGCAATTGGAGACAT GTTGTTGATGCACGTGCAGGTCCTGGTATCAAGTCACTAACAAAGTTTAaatcaaaaaataaaaagaaaatgaaagatatACCAGAAAAATTTGAGAAGATTATGAAAAAGAAACACATCTATTTGAAAACTGATAGAGACCGAGAACAAAGTCCAGCAATGAGTGATGATTTAACAG aagATTATTTAAATGGAGATGGCAGTAAAGGTTCAAGTCGAGCTGGTAGTCCTGTAGGTAGCGATGATATTCCAGTTACTGAAAAACCATTAGATATGCAGAATGTTGCAGAATCAAAGAATGATTTAACTGTTAATGGTTTTATTGATCTATCCTATTTTAAGAG GGAGATCATTTGTTGTGGAACAATATTCAAAGGTCCATATGGAGAAGTTATAGTGGATCCTTCATTGATAAAGCCTTGTATTGGTTGCATAGCTAGACAGCAACGACAACAACAAACAAATACATTAAGTTGTAGTCCAGCACATAGTTCTGCATCAGCCAGTCCTGTCCACAGTTCTGCATCTGCTAGTCCTGCCCATAGTGTAGAGTCTGGTACAGAGACTGCAGTCTCTAAGCAGACAAGTAAAACGTTTAGTGACTCATCATCAGATTCCGGCTATGATGAATCTTCCAACCAAGGAGTTGGTGAGAGTAAAATAaccaaaattattcaaaatgcgAGTGCTACTGTAAAACCAGCAGTCAAAATACAACCATTAAAAAGTGTTCAGCTAAAAGCTATACCAGTATCGGAAGCTGTCAGGTTAAAAACAGACATACCAATCAAATTGGTACCTATAAAACAAATTGATCAACTATCTTGTAAGCCATTGTCTTTAGTTTCTTCTGCCAATGTTACTTTAAGCAGTAGTACTTCACACTCCATTGTTACCGTCCCAAATAATCCACTCGTCGATTTTGCCATGCACGCAGCCTCCTCTAGGCAATCAGTCTCTAATTAA